A single window of Salvia splendens isolate huo1 chromosome 6, SspV2, whole genome shotgun sequence DNA harbors:
- the LOC121806844 gene encoding DEAD-box ATP-dependent RNA helicase 16-like has protein sequence MAKRKRQPHSANDQEIAEDKEVVAEEVVEEEHVTAGEVVEEEQDDDERSFEELGLEARLVRALSKKSIEKPTPIQRVAIPLILEGKDVVARAKTGSGKTLAYLLPVLQKLFADSPSKSNLAPAVFILVPTRELCQQVYSEVTSLIELCRVQLKVVQLRSTMSASDLRTSLAGLPDIVVSTPACVQTCLKNGTLQAKALQESLSVLVLDEADLLLSYGYEDDIKALTAYIPKRCQCLLMSATSSADVEKLKKLILHNPYILTLPEVGDVKDDIIPRNVQQFYISCSARDKLIHILALLKLELIQKKVLIFVNSIDTSFRLKLFFEQFGIKSAVLNAELPQNSRLHILEEFNAGLFDYLIATDDSQSAEEQNDKETHASKKKSKKHSKKLDAEFGVVRGIDFKNVYTVVNYDMPQTAPGYVHRIGRTGRAYNTGASVSLVSPEEMEIFEEIKSILGENDADDSKYIAPFPLLSKNAVESLRYRTEDVSRSITKLAVRESRAQDLRNEILNSEKLKAHFQDNPKDLDLLKHDKVLSKKEPAAHLRDVPEYLLDATTKEASKIVKLARAAMGNTGSTNRRGFKGKFKKSRDPLKTFSAEAPKRGRKGGMKRKGKNQDE, from the exons ATGGCGAAAAGAAAACGCCAACCACACAGCGCGAATGATCAAGAAATAGCAGAAGATAAAGAGGTTGTTGCAGAAGAAGTAGTAGAAGAAGAACATGTTACTGCAGGAGAAGTAGTAGAAGAAGAACAGGATGACGATGAACGGAGCTTCGAAGAATTGGGGCTCGAAGCCCGACTAGTTCGTGCCTTATCGAAGAAATCAATCGAGAAGCCCACTCCAATCCAGCGCGTTGCTATCCCTCTCATCCTC GAGGGTAAAGATGTGGTGGCTCGGGCAAAAACCGGCTCCGGTAAAACATTAGCTTATCTGCTCCCGGTGCTTCAGAAACTGTTTGCTGATTCGCCGTCGAAATCGAATCTTGCTCCCGCCGTGTTTATTCTTGTTCCAACACGAGAGTTGTGCCAACAA GTTTATTCGGAAGTGACGTCACTGATTGAGCTATGCAGAGTGCAACTAAAAGTTGTTCAGCTAAGGAGCACGATGTCTGCTTCTGATTTG AGAACGTCTTTGGCTGGGCTTCCTGATATTGTTGTATCAACTCCTGCTTGTGTACAAACATGCTTGAAAAATGGCACTCTTCAAGCTAAAGCTCTTCAAgaatcactttcagttcttgtcCTTGATGAG GCAGATCTTCTGTTGTCATATGGATATGAGGACGATATAAAAGCACTTACAGCTTATATTCCTAAGCGCTGCCAGTGCCTTCTCATGTCTGCTACTTCAAg TGCTGATGTTGAAAAGCTGAAAAAGCTTATATTACATAACCCATACATTCTAACACTACCAGAGGTGGGAGACGTAAAGGATGACATCATCCCCAGAAATGTTCAGCAGTTTTAT ATTTCGTGTAGTGCACGTGACAAGCTTATCCATATCCTTGCTCTCTTGAAACTGGAGCTGATTCAAAAGAAAGTGCTGATTTTTGTTAATTCCATTGACACGAGTTTTAGATTGAAGCTATTCTTTGAACAG TTTGGAATAAAATCTGCAGTTTTAAATGCTGAGCTGCCTCAGAATTCTCGCCTGCATATTCTTGAG gAGTTTAATGCTGGTCTGTTTGATTACCTTATTGCAACTGACGACAGTCAATCAGCAGAAGAGCAGAATGATAAGGAAACTCATGCttctaaaaaaaaatctaaaaagcACTCCAAGAAGTTGGATGCAGAATTCGGGGTAGTAAGAGGAATAGACTTTAAAAATGTGTACACG GTGGTGAACTATGACATGCCTCAAACTGCACCTGGATATGTGCATCGGATCGGACGTACTGGAAGAGCATATAATACTGGTGCATCTGTTTCTCTA GTTTCTCCCGAGGAGATGGAAATTTTTGAAGAGATCAAATCTATTTTGGGCGAAAATGATGCGGATGACTCCAAATACATTGCTCCATTCCCTTTGCTTAGTAAAAATGCCGTGGAGTCCTTGCGCTACAGAACCGAG gaTGTTTCGAGGAGTATAACAAAACTTGCAGTGAGAGAATCACGAGCACAGGATCTAAGAAATGAAATTCTCAATTCTGAGAA GTTGAAGGCTCATTTTCAAGATAACCCAAAGGACTTAG ATCTGTTGAAACATGACAAAGTTCTGAGCAAAAAGGAACCTGCTGCGCACCTTCGTGATGTGCCGGAGTACTTACTTGACGCAACAACAAAAGAAGCTAGCAAGATTGTAAAGCTTGCTAGAGCTGCCATGGGAAATACAGGTTCTACTAATCGCAGAGGTTTCAAAGGAAAATTCAAAAAAAGTAGAGATCCCTTGAAAACATTCTCTGCTGAG GCACCAAAGCGGGGCCGTAAAGGCGGAATGAAGAGGAAAGGTAAGAACCAGGATGAGTGA
- the LOC121809525 gene encoding ethylene-responsive transcription factor ERF053-like: MDPCSSKSKGKSKKVIGKESAMDWERDEAYNLEGEKYCPAFDQASFSNRPFKKVRSPDRPHNSSSSSSSSTSPPLLPAMTFPPPHFPFSLENQPPPENSPAPLFRPQQQMISFTPHHQQNTAFPPYFAGEAASMQQHQMLLQYWSDSLNLSPRRRMMMMSRLGQHGSAALFRPPAMPLSATKLYRGVRQRHWGKWVAEIRLPRNRTRLWLGTFDTAEEAALAYDREAFKLRGENARLNFPDLFIGKAAAPQPIATDKEENASSSSSVAPRSLPVPAAAAPAVTNEEEEEPPPSVEEAEDGDNAGSASQSSELVWGGMAEEEWYESIPAGWGPGSAVWDNLDSNNNLMLPPNLVPFEKQDTDAHKQDNRDSSSSSAVRPFFWK; encoded by the coding sequence ATGGATCCATGTTCATCTAAGAGTAAAGGAAAATCAAAGAAGGTGATTGGAAAAGAGAGCGCCATGGATTGGGAGAGAGACGAAGCTTATAATCTGGAGGGAGAAAAATATTGCCCTGCTTTCGACCAAGCTTCCTTTTCAAACCGCCCTTTCAAGAAAGTCCGAAGCCCCGACCGCCCCCACaactcttcatcatcatcatcatcatctactTCGCCGCCGCTTCTACCGGCAATGACGTTTCCGCCTCCCCATTTCCCCTTCTCGCTGGAGAATCAACCGCCGCCGGAGAACTCTCCGGCCCCATTGTTCCGGCCGCAGCAGCAGATGATCTCATTCACGCCGCACCACCAGCAAAACACGGCGTTCCCGCCTTATTTTGCTGGGGAGGCGGCGTCTATGCAGCAGCATCAGATGCTGCTGCAGTACTGGAGCGACTCCCTCAATTTGAGCCCGAGACGGCGCATGATGATGATGAGCCGCCTCGGGCAGCACGGGAGTGCTGCCCTCTTCCGCCCTCCCGCGATGCCCCTGTCCGCGACGAAGCTCTACCGGGGCGTGCGGCAGCGCCACTGGGGGAAGTGGGTTGCAGAGATCCGCCTCCCCCGCAACCGCACGCGCCTCTGGCTCGGCACATTCGACACGGCCGAGGAAGCCGCCCTCGCCTACGACCGCGAAGCGTTCAAGCTCCGCGGCGAGAACGCGAGGCTCAACTTTCCCGACCTTTTCATCGGGAAAGCGGCGGCGCCTCAGCCGATAGCGACGGACAAAGAGGAAAAtgcatcatcttcttcatccgTTGCTCCTCGGTCACTGCCAGTGCCAGCGGCTGCAGCACCGGCAGTGACAaatgaagaggaggaggagccaCCGCCTTCCGTTGAGGAAGCGGAGGACGGAGACAATGCCGGTAGCGCGTCGCAGTCGTCGGAGCTGGTGTGGGGGGGCATGGCGGAAGAGGAGTGGTACGAGTCGATTCCGGCGGGGTGGGGCCCGGGAAGCGCGGTGTGGGACAATTTGGATTCGAATAATAATTTGATGCTTCCTCCAAATCTTGTTCCATTTGAGAAACAAGACACTGATGCACACAAACAAGACAACAGagattcatcatcttcttctgcTGTCAGACCCTTCTTCTGGAAATAA
- the LOC121808429 gene encoding probable polyol transporter 4: MGLPKIQDNGNMEVGLSLGANNKYRRMDDDSELRNGDDFGEDYDAAQHHRQMERSKTTRKYVFACSVFASLNSVLLGYDVGVMSGAILFIQEDLKITEVQQEVLIGILSVMSLLGSLGGGRTSDAIGRKWTMGLAAIVFQLGAVVMTIAPTFRVLMMGRILSGIGIGFGVMIAPVYIAEISPTVARGSLTSFPEIFINLGILLGYVSNYVFSGLPAHSNWRVMLAVGIIPSIFIAFALCIIPESPRWLVLQNRVDEARSVLLKTNEHEAEVEERLAEILLAAGHGSNGGGTEQKAVWRELLSPSPALARMLIAGFGIQSFQQITGIDATVYYSPKIFQAAGIEDKSKLLAATVAVGVTKTAFILIAIVLIDRVGRKPLLYVSTIGMTVCLFSVGVTLSFFGEGSFAVALAILGVCGNVAFFSVGIGPVCWVLTSEIFPLRVRAQASALGAVGNRLCSGFVAMSFLSVAHAITFGGTFFLFSAISAVSVAFVYKCIPETKGKSLEQIELLFEDRYELQESEVQLGDAEHLVQKE; the protein is encoded by the exons ATGGGCTTGCCTAAAATCCAAGATAATGGGAATATGGAGGTGGGTTTGTCGTTGGGAGCCAACAACAAGTATAGAAGAATGGATGATGATTCTGAGCTGAGAAACGGTGATGATTTTGGTGAAGATTATGATGCTGCACAGCATCACCGACAGATGGAAAGAAGTAAAACTACTAGGAAATATGTGTTTGCTTGCTCTGTTTTTGCCTCTCTCAACAGCGTGCTTCTTGGCTATG ATGTGGGAGTAATGAGCGGAGCAATCCTCTTCATTCAAGAAGATTTGAAGATAACAGAGGTGCAGCAGGAGGTTCTCATCGGAATCCTTAGCGTCATGTCCCTTTTAGGCAGCCTAGGCGGCGGCCGGACCTCCGATGCCATTGGCAGGAAATGGACAATGGGACTGGCCGCCATCGTCTTCCAGCTCGGTGCAGTCGTCATGACAATTGCCCCGACGTTCCGAGTTCTGATGATGGGGAGGATTTTGAGCGGCATTGGGATCGGATTCGGGGTTATGATTGCGCCTGTCTACATCGCGGAGATATCCCCGACTGTCGCACGAGGCTCGCTCACCTCGTTCCCTGAAATCTTCATCAACTTAGGTATCCTCCTCGGATATGTCTCGAACTACGTGTTTTCCGGGCTTCCTGCTCATTCGAACTGGAGAGTGATGCTTGCTGTTGGGATTATCCCGTCGATCTTCATTGCGTTCGCGTTGTGCATCATCCCCGAGTCGCCTAGATGGCTCGTGCTGCAGAATCGGGTAGATGAAGCGCGGTCTGTGCTTCTGAAGACGAATGAGCACGAAGCAGAGGTCGAAGAGAGGCTTGCCGAGATCCTGCTAGCTGCTGGACACGGGAGCAACGGTGGTGGGACCGAGCAGAAGGCCGTGTGGCGTGAGCTGCTCAGCCCATCCCCTGCTCTTGCGAGGATGCTGATTGCAGGTTTCGGGATCCAGTCATTCCAGCAGATCACCGGCATTGACGCCACTGTCTATTACAGTCCAAAGATCTTTCAGGCGGCCGGGATCGAGGATAAGTCGAAGCTCCTCGCTGCGACCGTTGCAGTCGGAGTGACGAAGACTGCTTTCATACTCATAGCTATTGTGTTGATCGATAGGGTTGGGAGAAAGCCTCTGCTCTACGTGAGCACCATTGGCATGACCGTGTGTTTGTTTAGCGTCGGAGTAACGCTGTCGTTTTTCGGAGAAGGGTCATTCGCGGTGGCTCTGGCTATCCTAGGTGTCTGCGGCAACGTGGCCTTCTTCTCCGTCGGGATAGGCCCTGTTTGCTGGGTCCTCACGTCGGAGATCTTTCCGCTGCGAGTCCGTGCGCAGGCGTCGGCCCTCGGGGCAGTTGGGAACCGGCTCTGCAGCGGCTTTGTCGCCATGTCATTCCTCTCTGTGGCGCACGCCATCACGTTCGGGGGGACGTTCTTCCTCTTCTCCGCGATCTCTGCGGTCTCTGTGGCGTTCGTGTACAAGTGCATACCGGAGACGAAGGGGAAGTCGCTGGAGCAGATCGAGCTGCTGTTCGAGGACCGGTACGAGCTGCAGGAGAGCGAGGTTCAGCTCGGAGACGCTGAGCATCTGGTGCAGAAGGAGTAA
- the LOC121808704 gene encoding G-type lectin S-receptor-like serine/threonine-protein kinase At4g27290, whose translation MLLLLYLDATQLGWQEMCNFLLAIAFCGLVCFSAGEDALPANGTLSDGQTLISRNHDFELGFFTPGSSKNRFVGIWYKRKPEVVVWVANWNNPIIYSQGVVLRIARYGALVICRDGSILWSSNSSRVAPSNLILQLLDTGNLVLAVDTTEDNYIWQSFDHPRDTRLPGMFMVHSPAEEDKYLTSWTSSDDPSPGDFTYRIENKGLPQMVIRRGNVKIYRSGMWNGVYINVPTFYNTIFKGKIFTDKGRTMYIDPYNSSILTRLVIDQTGLIRRYTMDERKDKWNLVYTIPKDPCDDYTKCGPNGMCIIEGVPICRCLDGFKPKFQTEWDFQDWSDGCTRIRALSCMNGDGFLELKGVKYPDILRFYLNTSMSIGECRDVCLRKCNCTAYAQPYIDNGGRGCLMWFGDLIDIRVLPGADKNQNIYIRLPVSELESIRKSDNKKRRHAKLIAVSAAVGTLISILICGATVIVRRRRRRGKSITFTPAFLIVKGTEFVFYQKL comes from the exons atgctcttactatTGTACCTCGATGCAACTCAACTAGGGTGGCAAGAAATGTGTAACTTCCTCTTAGCCATTGCCTTTTGTGGACTAGTTTGCTTCTCAGCCGGAGAAGATGCACTTCCGGCCAACGGGACCTTATCGGACGGGCAGACTTTGATCTCACGGAACCACGATTTCGAGCTCGGCTTCTTCACCCCCGGCTCGTCCAAGAACAGGTTCGTGGGGATTTGGTACAAGAGGAAACCGGAAGTTGTCGTTTGGGTTGCAAACTGGAACAATCCAATCATATATTCACAAGGTGTGGTGTTACGAATAGCAAGGTATGGTGCATTAGTCATATGCAGAGATGGAAGCATACTTTGGTCATCCAATTCGTCGAGAGTGGCTCCGTCAAATCTGATCTTACAGCTCCTGGACACCGGAAACCTCGTTCTTGCAGTAGACACAACGGAGGATAACTACATATGGCAGAGTTTTGATCACCCGAGGGACACAAGGTTGCCGGGGATGTTCATGGTGCACAGCCCTGCGGAGGAGGATAAGTATTTGACTTCGTGGACGAGCTCCGACGATCCTTCCCCGGGAGATTTCACCTACAGGATAGAAAACAAAGGGTTACCTCAGATGGTGATTAGAAGGGGGAATGTGAAAATATACCGGAGTGGCATGTGGAACGGGGTTTACATCAACGTCCCGACCTTCTACAACACCATTTTCAAGGGAAAGATTTTCACAGACAAGGGCAGAACAATGTATATCGATCCTTATAACAGCTCGATTCTTACAAGGCTCGTGATAGATCAAACCGGCTTAATTCGTCGTTACACAATGGATGAGAGGAAAGATAAATGGAATCTAGTCTACACGATACCAAAAGATCCTTGCGACGACTACACCAAATGCGGTCCTAACGGCATGTGCataatagagggtgtgccaatATGCAGGTGTTTGGATGGCTTCAAACCCAAGTTCCAGACAGAATGGGACTTTCAAGACTGGTCCGACGGATGCACTAGGATTAGGGCGTTGAGCTGCATGAATGGAGATGGTTTTCTAGAGCTCAAGGGGGTGAAATATCCGGATATACTACGGTTTTATTTAAACACAAGCATGAGCATCGGGGAGTGCAGAGATGTGTGCTTAAGAAAATGCAACTGCACAGCGTATGCACAGCCCTACATAGATAACGGAGGCAGAGGCTGCTTGATGTGGTTCGGGGATCTTATCGACATTAGAGTGCTTCCGGGTGCAGATAAAAATCAGAATATCTACATTCGCCTGCCGGTTTCTGAACTAG AATCAATCCGTAAGTCAGACAACAAGAAGAGGAGGCATGCAAAGTTAATAGCAGTATCAGCTGCTGTGGGAACTCTGATATCTATCTTAATCTGTGGAGCTACAGTTATAGTGAGACGACGGAGGAGAAGAGGTAAAAGCATAACATTCACACCAGCATTCTTAATAGTCAAAGGCACTGAATTCGTCTTTTATCAAAAACTGTAG
- the LOC121806803 gene encoding G-type lectin S-receptor-like serine/threonine-protein kinase SD1-1 encodes KKNEDLELPLFSFATIAAATDNFSEESMIGEGGFGPVYKGKLSAGEEIAVKRLSGTSRQGLEEFKNEVILFAKLQHTNLVRLLGCCIKGDERMLIYEYLQNRSLDYLLFDHSRKTELTWPNRYNIILGIARGLLYLHQDSRLKIIHRDLKTSNVLLDENLNSKISDFGLARTFRSDQFMARTRRVVGTYGYMAPEYAIDGKFSVKSDVYSFGVMILEIVGGKKNRGFNHHDHDHSLLGHAWLLWKDCKVLELMDESLIDTFVEPQVKRCIQVGLLCVQKLAEDRPAMSSVVFMLGCEEAAIPNPNEPGFFTERSSNDVENQISSRNESVRATITISQLEGR; translated from the exons AAAAAAAATGAGGATTTAGAGTTACCTCTATTCAGTTTCGCGACAATAGCTGCTGCAACAGACAACTTCTCCGAGGAAAGCATGATCGGAGAAGGAGGTTTTGGCCCTGTTTACAAG GGAAAATTATCAGCGGGCGAAGAAATAGCAGTCAAGAGGCTGTCAGGAACGTCAAGACAAGGTCTCGAAGAGTTCAAGAACGAGGTTATTCTGTTTGCTAAACTACAGCATACCAACCTAGTCAGACTTTTGGGATGTTGCATTAAAGGAGATGAAAGGATGCTGATCTACGAGTACCTGCAGAATAGAAGCCTCGATTATCTCCTTTTCG ATCATAGCAGGAAAACAGAGCTCACATGGCCTAATCGGTACAACATTATTCTGGGAATCGCACGGGGACTACTCTATCTCCACCAGGATTCCAGATTGAAGATAATCCACAGAGATCTCAAAACAAGCAATGTTTTACTAGACGAAAATCTGAATTCGAAGATTTCAGATTTTGGCCTAGCAAGGACTTTTAGAAGTGACCAATTTATGGCCAGAACTAGAAGAGTTGTCGGGACATA TGGCTACATGGCACCAGAATATGCAATTGACGGGAAATTTTCGGTGAAGTCAGACGTCTATAGCTTTGGAGTCATGATACTGGAGATAGTTGGGGGGAAAAAGAACAGAGGATTTAATCATCACGACCATGATCATAGTCTTTTGGGACAT GCATGGTTGCTGTGGAAAGATTGCAAAGTTCTAGAACTGATGGATGAAAGTTTGATTGATACCTTTGTCGAACCTCAAGTGAAGCGATGCATACAAGTGGGCTTACTTTGCGTCCAGAAGCTCGCGGAAGACAGACCAGCCATGTCGTCCGTGGTCTTCATGTTAGGATGCGAGGAAGCAGCTATTCCCAACCCCAATGAACCTGGTTTTTTCACAGAAAGGAGTTCCAATGACGTTGAAAACCAAATATCAAGCAGAAATGAATCAGTCAGAGCAACAATAACAATTAGCCAATTGGAAGGCAGATAG